One genomic region from uncultured Subdoligranulum sp. encodes:
- a CDS encoding type II toxin-antitoxin system Phd/YefM family antitoxin — translation MIINTGNLVSITEANQNFSRVARLVDENGAAVILKNNTPRYVLIEFSQLESEQQANDEDVLTISKRLMTKNKDAYEVLAK, via the coding sequence ATGATCATCAACACTGGTAATCTGGTATCCATCACCGAAGCCAATCAGAACTTTTCCCGCGTGGCACGGCTGGTGGACGAGAACGGCGCAGCTGTCATTCTCAAGAACAACACGCCGCGCTACGTCCTGATCGAGTTCAGCCAACTGGAAAGCGAACAGCAGGCCAACGATGAGGATGTTCTGACGATTTCAAAACGCCTCATGACCAAAAACAAAGACGCGTATGAGGTATTGGCCAAATGA
- a CDS encoding PrgI family protein, translated as MEIKIPKEIRNYHENIFFGLNTRQFVCSLLALGAAVGLYFCLRPIVGAEQVGWMCILGAAPFAACGFFSYHGMTAEQLLWAWIKSEILSPKRLVFRSDCLYYQIMQPAMAEGCKRRHKKRANKTDKTQTETEESYEEK; from the coding sequence ATCGAAATCAAAATCCCCAAAGAAATCCGCAACTACCACGAGAACATTTTTTTCGGGCTCAACACCCGGCAATTCGTCTGCTCACTGCTGGCGCTTGGCGCGGCGGTGGGCCTTTATTTTTGCCTGCGGCCCATCGTCGGCGCAGAGCAGGTCGGCTGGATGTGCATCCTGGGCGCTGCGCCGTTTGCCGCCTGTGGATTCTTCAGCTACCATGGCATGACGGCCGAACAACTGCTGTGGGCGTGGATCAAGTCGGAAATTCTGAGCCCCAAAAGGCTGGTGTTCCGGTCGGACTGCCTGTACTACCAGATCATGCAGCCCGCCATGGCCGAGGGCTGCAAGCGCCGCCACAAAAAGCGCGCAAACAAAACCGACAAAACCCAAACTGAAACGGAGGAATCGTATGAAGAAAAATGA
- a CDS encoding VirB4-like conjugal transfer ATPase, CD1110 family, with the protein MTKTLAAARRQERVKFKVPRSVQDAIPIRRIWPDGIFQVGNQYSKSWSFTDINYAIAGKDDKMAMFLDYCALLNALDSGAAAKITIHNRRIDKEDFERSVLLPLRGDALDHYREEFNEMLRAQVTGTSNSMVRERYLTVSIVKRNIDEARTYFARVGTDLVTHLAKLSSVAAELSTPDRLRLLRDFFKAGQPPAFDFDLRGHAKLGHSFKDWLCPDSMEFAADNFKIDGRFGRVLYLQDYASYIKDSFISELCDLDRSMMLSIDILPVPTDEAARQMQNTLLGVETNIANWQRKQNAANNWSATIPYDMELQRKETKEMLDDLTTRDQRMMFGLVTLVHMADSRQQLDSDTETLQSVGRKHLCQLSTLRWQQKDGLDTVLPYGLRRIQALRTLTTESTAVLIPFRAQEILQPGGIYYGQNAVSKNMIVADRTKLLNGNSFRLGVSGSGKSMSAKEELVQIALATEDDILILDPESEFGHLTRALGGEVIQISATSDSHINALDMDRSYGDERNPIVAKSEFVLSLYEQLVGGGQVTAKEKSILGRCTELVYQPYIRNGYQGTPPTLRDFYKLLKLQPEPEAQGLALASELFITGTLNTFAKYTNVDTQARIIDYDIRELGEQLMPLGMLVTLDAIYNRVIQNQKRGKRTWIVADEFYILFRYEYSANFFYKLWKRIRKYNGLITGLTQNVDELLRSDTARLMLANSEFLILLNQSATDREELAKLLHISDTQLGYITDVPAGCGLIRCGGQLVPFTNAFPTGTDLYKLMTTKPDEMMR; encoded by the coding sequence TTGACCAAGACGCTGGCAGCCGCCAGGCGTCAGGAGCGTGTGAAGTTCAAGGTCCCGCGCTCGGTGCAAGATGCCATCCCCATCCGCCGCATCTGGCCGGACGGCATCTTCCAGGTGGGCAACCAATACAGCAAAAGTTGGTCGTTCACCGACATCAACTACGCCATTGCCGGCAAGGATGACAAGATGGCGATGTTCCTTGACTATTGCGCCCTGCTCAACGCTCTGGACTCCGGCGCGGCGGCCAAGATCACGATCCACAACCGCCGCATCGACAAGGAGGACTTTGAACGGTCGGTTCTGCTGCCCTTGCGCGGCGACGCCCTCGACCATTACCGCGAGGAATTCAACGAGATGCTGCGCGCCCAGGTCACCGGCACCAGCAACAGCATGGTGCGCGAGCGGTACCTGACCGTCAGCATCGTCAAGCGGAATATCGACGAGGCCCGCACCTACTTTGCCCGCGTCGGCACCGACCTCGTCACTCATCTGGCCAAGCTCAGCTCGGTGGCGGCGGAGCTGTCCACGCCCGACCGCCTGCGGCTGCTGCGGGACTTTTTCAAGGCGGGCCAACCACCCGCCTTTGACTTCGACCTGCGCGGGCACGCCAAACTCGGCCACAGCTTCAAGGATTGGCTCTGCCCCGACAGCATGGAGTTCGCTGCCGACAACTTCAAAATCGATGGCCGCTTCGGGCGGGTACTCTATTTGCAGGACTATGCCAGCTACATCAAGGACAGCTTCATCTCGGAGCTGTGTGACCTCGACCGCAGCATGATGCTGTCCATCGACATCCTGCCGGTGCCCACCGACGAGGCGGCCCGCCAGATGCAAAACACCCTGCTGGGCGTGGAGACCAACATTGCCAACTGGCAGCGCAAGCAGAACGCCGCCAACAACTGGTCGGCCACGATCCCCTACGACATGGAACTCCAGCGAAAAGAGACCAAGGAGATGCTGGACGACCTGACCACCCGCGACCAGCGGATGATGTTTGGGCTGGTCACGCTGGTTCACATGGCCGACAGCCGGCAGCAGCTCGACAGCGACACCGAAACGCTGCAATCTGTGGGGCGCAAGCACCTGTGCCAGCTTTCCACGCTGCGCTGGCAGCAGAAGGACGGTCTTGACACCGTGTTGCCCTACGGCCTGCGCCGCATCCAGGCCCTGCGCACCCTGACCACCGAGAGCACCGCCGTGCTGATCCCGTTCCGTGCACAGGAAATTTTGCAGCCGGGCGGCATCTACTATGGGCAGAACGCCGTCAGCAAGAACATGATCGTGGCCGACCGCACCAAGCTGCTCAACGGCAACAGTTTCCGTTTGGGCGTGTCCGGCTCCGGCAAGTCGATGTCCGCCAAAGAGGAACTGGTGCAGATCGCGCTGGCGACCGAGGATGACATCCTCATCCTTGACCCGGAATCGGAGTTCGGCCACCTGACCCGTGCGCTGGGCGGTGAGGTCATCCAGATCTCGGCCACCTCGGACAGCCACATCAACGCGCTGGATATGGACCGCAGTTATGGTGACGAGCGCAACCCGATCGTTGCCAAAAGCGAGTTTGTTCTGTCGCTGTATGAGCAGCTTGTGGGCGGCGGGCAGGTGACGGCCAAGGAGAAATCTATCCTTGGCCGCTGCACCGAGCTCGTCTACCAGCCCTACATCCGCAACGGTTACCAGGGCACGCCGCCGACGCTGCGGGATTTTTATAAGCTGCTCAAACTCCAGCCGGAGCCGGAGGCCCAGGGTTTGGCTCTGGCCAGCGAACTGTTCATTACGGGCACGCTCAACACCTTTGCCAAGTACACCAACGTAGACACCCAGGCCCGCATCATCGACTACGACATCCGGGAACTGGGTGAACAGCTCATGCCGTTGGGGATGCTGGTGACGCTGGACGCGATCTACAACCGCGTCATCCAGAACCAAAAACGCGGCAAACGCACCTGGATCGTGGCGGACGAATTTTACATTTTGTTCCGCTATGAATACAGCGCCAATTTCTTTTACAAGTTGTGGAAACGTATCCGCAAGTATAACGGGCTGATCACCGGCCTGACGCAGAATGTAGACGAGTTGTTGCGCTCCGATACCGCCCGCCTGATGCTGGCAAACAGCGAGTTCCTGATCCTGCTCAACCAATCCGCCACTGACCGTGAGGAACTGGCCAAGCTGCTGCACATTTCGGACACGCAGCTCGGCTACATCACCGACGTGCCCGCCGGCTGCGGCCTGATCCGCTGCGGCGGGCAGCTCGTGCCGTTCACCAATGCGTTCCCGACCGGCACCGATCTGTACAAGCTGATGACGACCAAACCCGATGAAATGATGAGGTGA